One genomic window of Daphnia pulex isolate KAP4 chromosome 10, ASM2113471v1 includes the following:
- the LOC124204093 gene encoding uncharacterized protein LOC124204093 isoform X1, whose amino-acid sequence MGILLSFTWKLMVASTFFLTGLAASELETSNPLTVPASAKTPEDRPPPIKFSYMQFQSVCVKIYDSQITSRASGNKKIYFFSPIALLNHLNVASIYNQTVPNQGLLSISFSIWNQEVKTKVVEHLIRVLNQPVEPNQVQVFPFKSVRLTSTAQPQVDFSLNNEWLAYKNERSLRFSLVCPTREGCDRVKTQMHNNPEQFEHLRLDFNNPQLKDDTCIATIADDVENDLSIQVKELAKSLEETKSKFATELNAIREETKKNFAVASQILTDKIKVAEEKLTVTLEDLETTKNELTLTKATVKELSVKLDATEKDLAAIKITAGNFPTVKTSEIVDTDKMPTSCEDLQRMGQQISGIFLVKGSKKMEAIHCKFNSKDKQQWIGYADVKSEPVHFYVQRTSSFTRERVPIPFQLARINEGNAMDLRTGKFTAPRKGVYFFSFTGLLEFPSSSSFVYLGVLLYLNGERIGRGLVDAVNTVAGQNSPLTLQSTLNLKSGDEVWVEIDAISSRVELFDDDYHYTHFTGFLLEEEIVASL is encoded by the exons ATGGGTATTTTGTTATCATTCACATGGAAATTGATGGTTGcatcgactttttttctgaCTGGCTTGGCTGCTTCAGAATTGGAAACGTCCAATCCTTTAACCGTTCCCGCATCAGCTAAGACTCCCGAGGATAGACCGCCGCCGATTAAATTTTCCTACATGCAGTTTCAGTCTGTTTGCGTAAAAATTTACGACAGTCAAATAACTTCACGCGCTTCAggcaacaagaaaatctatttcttCTCGCCGATCGCTCTGCTAAATCACTTGAATGTTGCTTCTATTTATAACCAAACGGTCCCCAATCAGGGACTTCTCAGTATcagtttttcaatttggaatcAGGAAGTCAAAACTAAAGTGGTCGAGCACCTGATTCGGGTCCTCAACCAACCAGTTGAGCCGAATCAAGTGCAAGTCTTTCCATTCAAAAGTGTCAGACTGACCAGCACGGCGCAACCACAGGTTGATTTCTCATTAAATAATGAATGGCTCGCGTATAAAAATGAGCGATCACTCAGATTTAGTCTGGTCTGCCCGACACGGGAAGGTTGCGATCGTGTGAAGACTCAAATGCACAATAATCCCGAACAGTTTGAACATTTGCGACTTGATTTCAATAATCCTCAATTAAAAGACG ACACTTGCATCGCTACAATCGCTGATGATGTGGAAAATGATTTGTCAATACAAGTGAAAG aattagCAAAAAGTTTGGAAGAAACCAAATCGAAATTTGCCACAGAACTGAATGCAATTAGGGAAG aaacgaaaaagaattttgcgGTAGCTTCACAGATCTTAACAGATAAAATCAAAGTCGCCGAAGAAAAACTAACAG TAACTTTGGAGGATTTGGAAACGACGAAAAACGAATTAACGCTTACGAAGGCCACCGTCAAGGAATTGTCGGTAAAATTGGATG CGACTGAAAAAGATTTGGCAGCCATTAAGATCACCGCCGGAAATTTCCCAACAGttaaaacaagtgaaatagtTGACACTGATAAAATGCCGACCTCTTGTGAAGATCTACAGCGAATGGGACAACAAATCAGCGGAATATTTTTGGTCAAAGGATCGAAAAAGATGGAAGCGATTCACTGCAAGTTTAATTCTAAAG ACAAACAGCAATGGATCGGTtacgccgacgtcaaatcagAACCCGTTcatttctacgtccagagaaCTTCTTCATTCACAAGAGAACGCGTTCCGATTCCATTCCAACTTGCGCGAATCAACGAGGGAAATGCCATGGATTTAAGAACGGGGAAATTCACGGCACCGCGAAAGGGAGTTTATTTCTTCTCGTTCACGGGACTGTTAGAGTTcccatcttcatcatcttttgtttatttgggagttcttctttatttgaacGGGGAACGAATTGGTAGGGGGTTGGTTGATGCGGTAAACACCGTCGCTGGGCAAAATAGTCCGTTGACCCTCCAGTCGACGCTGAACTTGAAATCAGGCGATGAAGTCTGGGTGGAGATTGATGCCATCTCATCAAGAGTGGAATTGTTTGACGACGATTACCATTACACGCATTTCACTGGTTTcctgttggaggaggaaattgtggcgtccctttga
- the LOC124204076 gene encoding DNA repair protein complementing XP-C cells homolog has protein sequence MAPNKGANKRKSESPQTEENMAERKRYITRSSNRNQVSYHESDDDELKEPPPKIVCSSEDDDFVNQDKETEDHEETSIEPLSTSAAKLAKAKRNYRHSETSFKDIPRKKIAKVVAQAPINVGFKPVSYDISKMKSELDLSDSSDSENDCLTTTSASKKQCNKDSVMTNSLCMKEDQERSHCTSLQKEFVEQLDVSPTGVDPWIQNLRALKNESQQENESVMKTEVISTKARGKKIKQLPTKTRTKNAVKRNQTNEISLAEMLKQEEVQDSSCSEDDDENWERVKPSCDVPEQDRELPKSVEITLEVTGLKHKKKGRDVENFIRLKINRIRKEIQMDLHQVSLVGLLAHGYLVNKMLCDPVVMASALSVVPPTGFPPNRTDLNYLEKFMKWVAKHFNVGTPRVTQSNPEVKDILNCISSGKAQSVEELVYTCVAVCRSLGILSRLVLSLQPLPAKVDSSELQQKSPDQNKKTKEKKHSPVQIEKANTSDVRCVIDRRTKKSAKSTVGSEQTIANPKNSSNKGKALATAGKGRLKPESPKTKSAANPQEAHKSRPSTSKIKDSTSQMKNSDPPNDLRKRSRRKSAEKPVKYEESPFDDTEEEAVSLSKTSVNKKKTSPKEIKKSTTKGDFKKPKSKTTLKRNKESSSDEYEEPTSDDSEIQEKSTTSTKNKSHAAQSNAQKRSKKIISTDSEGDALAKKKKTTDVWMEVYLEQEEQWMSVDVISGQIHCDRHLERNASDPLLYAVAYNFDLTWKDVTARYASSFLSTTRKQRAHPTWSKLLNIHREKPSPRSKAEDESMEKSLTDRPMPTSISEFKSHPLYALQRHLLKFEAIYPPTAIPVGYIRKEPVYARECVKNLHSRETWLKEAKVVRIGEKPYKVVKARPKWDRYSQKMVTDQPLEIFGDWQIEDYIPPPAVDGVVPRNAYGNVELFLPSMLPKGTKHLQIPGLNKVARRLGIDCAPAMTGWDYHSGWSHPVYDGFVVCDEHVETLMDAWQAANEEQEQREREKREKRVYDNWRRLIRGLLIRERLQAKYFRNVTEDDLPPVIDGAEKEVSQTSLSNKNEKSTKKPTTNKRKKK, from the exons ATGGCTCCAAATAAAGGAGCTAACAAGAGGAAATCTGAAAGCCCtcaaacagaagaaaatatGGCTGAGAGAAAAAGGTACATCACTCGATCTTCTAACAGAAATCAAGTAAGCTACCATgaaagtgatgatgatgaattaaAAGAACCACCTCCAAAAATTGTGTGTAGCTCAGAGGATGATGATTTTGTGAATCAAGACAAAGAAACAGAAGATCACGAAGAAACCAGCATAGAGCCTTTATCCACATCTGCTGCCAAGTTGGCTAAAGCTAAACGAAATTATAGACATTCAGAAACCAGTTTTAAAGACattccaagaaagaaaattgcaaAAGTAGTTGCACAAGCTCCAATCAATGTAGGGTTCAAACCTGTAAGTTATGATATCTCTAAAATGAAATCCGAACTTGATCTTAGTGACTCATCAGACTCTGAAAATGACTGCTTAACTACCACATCAGcttcaaaaaaacaatgtaATAAAGATTCTGTAATGACAAATAGTTTATGTATGAAAGAGGATCAAGAAAGATCGCATTGCACTTCCTTACAAAAAGAGTTTGTGGAACAGTTGGATGTTTCTCCAACTGGTGTCGATCCCTGGATACAAAATTTGAGagcattaaaaaatgaatcacaacaagaaaatgaatcagtaatgaaaacagaaGTCATTTCAACTAAAGCAAGAGGAAAGAAGATAAAGCAACTTCCTACCAAAACAAGGACCAAAAACGCTGTAAAGAGAAATCAGACTAATGAAATCAGTTTAGCTGAAATgctaaaacaagaagaagttCAAGACTCTTCTTGCtctgaagatgatgatgaaaactgGGAAAGAGTAAAGCCATCATGTGATGTCCCTGAACAAGATAGAGAACTACCTAAAAGTGTCGAAATCACCCTCGAAGTTACAGGGCTGAAACATAAAAAGAAGGGACGAGacgttgaaaattttattcgtcttaaaatcaatcgaatacgtaaggaaattcaaatg GATCTGCATCAGGTATCATTAGTTGGGCTTTTAGCGCACGGCTACCTTGTCAATAAAATGCTCTGTGATCCAGTGGTGATGGCTTCAGCGCTGTCTGTTGTTCCACCAACAGGATTCCCACCAAACCGCACCGATCttaattatttagaaaaatttatgaaatggGTAGCAAAACACTTTAATGTGGGCACACCGAGAGTAACCCAAAGTAATCCAGAAGTAAAAGACATATTAAACTGTATTTCCTCTGGTAAAGCTCAGAGCGTTGAAGAATTAGTTTACACCTGCGTTGCCGTGTGCCGTTCATTAGGTATTTTATCTCGGCTGGTTTTATCTCTTCAGCCTTTACCGGCCAAAGTGGATTCAAGTGAACTTCAACAGAAATCGCCAgatcaaaataagaaaacaaaagagaagaaacattCCCCTGTCCAGATAGAGAAAGCTAATACATCTGACGTTCGGTGCGTCATTGACAGGAGGACCAAGAAATCCGCAAAATCTACTGTTG gaTCTGAGCAGACAATTGCTAACCCGAAAAACAGTTCAAATAAAGGTAAAGCTCTTGCTACAGCTGGAAAAGGTCGTCTCAAACCTGAATCACCAAAAACTAAAAGTGCCGCAAACCCCCAAGAAGCTCATAAGTCGCGGCCTAGCACTTCAAAAATCAAGGATTCAACATCTCAAATGAAGAATTCTGATCCACCGAATGATTTACGCAAACGTAGTCGAAGAAAGTCAGCTGAGAAGCCAGTAAAATATGAAGAATCCCCTTTTGATGACACGGAGGAAGAAGCTGTTTCGCTTAGTAAAACTTCtgttaataagaaaaagactTCCCCGAAGGAGATTAAAAAAAGTACGACTAAAGGCGactttaaaaaaccaaaatcgaaaACTACTCTCAAGCGTAACAAGGAAAGTTCTTCTGACGAGTATGAAGAACCCACTTCTGATGATTCCGAAATCCAAGAGAAATCTACAACTTCGACAAAGAACAAGAGTCACGCTGCTCAAAGTAATGCTCAAAAACGGTCtaagaaaatcatttccacTGACAGTGAAGGCGACGCTTtagcaaaaaagaagaaaactacCGACGTATGGATGGAAGTCTATTTAGAACAGGAAGAACAGTGGATGAGTGTGGATGTCATTTCTGGTCAGATTCATTGTGATCGTCATTTAGAGCGGAACGCATCCGATCCGCTTCTATACGCAGTGGCTTACAATTTTGATCTGACATGGAAGGATGTAACAGCCCGCTATGCTTCCTCGTTTTTGTCGACTACTCGCAAACAGCGAGCACATCCTACCTGGAGTAAACTTTTGAATATTCATCGAGAAAAACCTAGTCCCAGATCCAAGGCCGAAGACGAAAGCATGGAAAAAAGCCTCACTGATCGACCCATGCCCACCAGCATCTCAGAGTTCAAGTCTCATCCACTCTATGCTCTTCAGCGGCATTTGCTAAAG TTTGAAGCAATTTATCCTCCAACTGCCATTCCAGTGGGTTACATACGTAAGGAACCTGTGTATGCAAGGGAGTGCGTAAAAAATCTTCATTCGCGAGAAACTTGGCTGAAGGAAGCCAAAGTTGTTCGA ATTGGTGAAAAGCCGTACAAAGTAGTTAAGGCCCGTCCAAAATGGGATCGCTACTCTCAAAAAATGGTGACTGATCAGCCTCTCGAAATATTCGGCGATTGGCAG ATTGAGGATTACATTCCTCCCCCAGCAGTTGATGGTGTCGTTCCACGAAACGCATATGGTAACGTAGAATTGTTTCTACCTAGCATGTTACCGAAAGGGACCAAGCACCTTCAAATTCCAG gcttGAACAAAGTTGCAAGGAGACTAGGAATTGATTGCGCTCCAG CTATGACGGGATGGGATTACCACAGTGGTTGGTCGCATCCAGTCTACGAtggatttgttgtttgtgaCGAACATGTAGAGACTCTAATGGATGCTTGGCAG gCGGCTAACGAAGAACAAGAGCAGCGTGAACGAGAGAAGCGTGAGAAACGTGTTTACGATAACTGGCGAAGGCTGATACGAGGCTTGCTCATCAGAGAACGCCTACAAGCGAAATACTTCAGAAACGTTACTGAAGACGATTTACCTCCAGTCATTGATGGAGCTGAGAAGGAAGTTAGTCAAACCTCATTGTccaacaaaaacgaaaaaagtacaaaaaaaccaactacgaacaaacggaagaaaaagtga
- the LOC124204077 gene encoding thialysine N-epsilon-acetyltransferase-like isoform X1, which yields MERYIIRKAIKEDCEAIHRLIQELADYEKMPDGPQIDSKALEQDGFGVRPFFEAFVASEKDSNQIVGFALYFFTYSTWQGKSLYMEDIYVQPQHRRKGVGLSLFRSVSQAALTEDCVRLNFSVLNWNLPSIEFYKSLGALDLTEKEGWHCFRMNRCEMEQLAQRKV from the exons ATGGAGCGGTATATTATTCGAAAAGCCATTAAAGAAGATTGTGAAGCAATTCACCGACTGATCCAG GAGTTAGCTGACTACGAAAAGATGCCTGACGGCCCTCAGATTGATTCAAAAG CTCTAGAGCAAGATGGATTTGGGGTTCGTCCATTTTTTGAAGCTTTTGTCGCTTCGGAGAAAGATTCAAACCAAATTGTTGGCTTCGCGTTATATTTCTTTACATATTCCACTTGG CAAGGGAAGTCTTTATATATGGAAGATATTTACGTACAACCTCAACATCGAAGAAAAGGCGTTGGTCTGTCTCTCTTTCGTTCTGTTTCCCAG GCAGCACTCACGGAAGACTGTGTACGGTTGAATTTTTCTGTTCTAAATTGGAACCTGCCATCTATCGAATTCTACAAATCGTTGGGGGCATTGGATTTAACTGAAAAAGAAGGTTGGCATTGTTTTCGGATGAACCGATGCGAAATGGAACAATTAGCTCAACGAAAAGTGTGA
- the LOC124204412 gene encoding uncharacterized protein LOC124204412, protein MVFIKNILSYSTVLFIFKIVTALQNWRSQSSVHWTENCDFEGNPVANKAMPPSKCGDFCQFTVESCTHFTFTTTSTTPNGIGTCWIKSGRIYREKAIHLDSPGSICGYLAIHWINLAELSWSFNCNFSGNDLKKEFSEGESCGALCIQNPPCNHFVWTNVEGQGICWMKFNSTISKESAVLTPGSRGAVCGILRNGGENVSTASPVSWSKDDECECVC, encoded by the exons ATGGTGTTCATTAAAAACATTCTATCATATTCAACGGTATTATTTATCTTCAAGATTGTAACTGCCCTTCAAAATTGGAGGTCTCAAAGTAGCGTCCACTGGACCGAAAACTGTGATTTTGAAGGAAATCCTGTCGCAAATAAAGCTATGCCACCATCAAAGTGTGGAGATTTTTGCCAATTTACTGTTGAAAGTTGTACACATTTCACATTTACAACTACATCTACAACTCCGAATGGG ATTGGAACCTGTTGGATAAAATCAGGCAGGATTTACCGTGAAAAAGCAATTCATTTGGATTCTCCAGGATCTATTTGCGGATACTTGGCGATTCATTGGATTAATTTAGCTGAATTATCCTGGTCTTTTAATTGCAACTTTTctggaaatgatttaaaaaaggaattttccgAAGGAGAATCTTGTGGGGCGCTTTGCATACAAAATCCGCCATGCAACCACTTCGTTTGGACAAATGTTGAG GGGCAAGGAATTTGCTGGATGAAATTTAATAGCACGATTTCAAAAGAAAGTGCTGTTCTCACTCCGGGTTCGAGAGGAGCAGTATGTGGAATTCTCAGAAATGGTGGCGAAAATGTTAGTACGGCATCACCTGTTTCCTGGTCAAAAGACGACGAGTGTGAATGCGTTTGTTAG
- the LOC124204077 gene encoding thialysine N-epsilon-acetyltransferase-like isoform X2 gives MPDGPQIDSKALEQDGFGVRPFFEAFVASEKDSNQIVGFALYFFTYSTWQGKSLYMEDIYVQPQHRRKGVGLSLFRSVSQAALTEDCVRLNFSVLNWNLPSIEFYKSLGALDLTEKEGWHCFRMNRCEMEQLAQRKV, from the exons ATGCCTGACGGCCCTCAGATTGATTCAAAAG CTCTAGAGCAAGATGGATTTGGGGTTCGTCCATTTTTTGAAGCTTTTGTCGCTTCGGAGAAAGATTCAAACCAAATTGTTGGCTTCGCGTTATATTTCTTTACATATTCCACTTGG CAAGGGAAGTCTTTATATATGGAAGATATTTACGTACAACCTCAACATCGAAGAAAAGGCGTTGGTCTGTCTCTCTTTCGTTCTGTTTCCCAG GCAGCACTCACGGAAGACTGTGTACGGTTGAATTTTTCTGTTCTAAATTGGAACCTGCCATCTATCGAATTCTACAAATCGTTGGGGGCATTGGATTTAACTGAAAAAGAAGGTTGGCATTGTTTTCGGATGAACCGATGCGAAATGGAACAATTAGCTCAACGAAAAGTGTGA
- the LOC124204093 gene encoding uncharacterized protein LOC124204093 isoform X2, with amino-acid sequence MGILLSFTWKLMVASTFFLTGLAASELETSNPLTVPASAKTPEDRPPPIKFSYMQFQSVCVKIYDSQITSRASGNKKIYFFSPIALLNHLNVASIYNQTVPNQGLLSISFSIWNQEVKTKVVEHLIRVLNQPVEPNQVQVFPFKSVRLTSTAQPQVDFSLNNEWLAYKNERSLRFSLVCPTREGCDRVKTQMHNNPEQFEHLRLDFNNPQLKDDTCIATIADDVENDLSIQVKELAKSLEETKSKFATELNAIREETKKNFAVASQILTDKIKVAEEKLTVTLEDLETTKNELTLTKATVKELSVKLDDLAAIKITAGNFPTVKTSEIVDTDKMPTSCEDLQRMGQQISGIFLVKGSKKMEAIHCKFNSKDKQQWIGYADVKSEPVHFYVQRTSSFTRERVPIPFQLARINEGNAMDLRTGKFTAPRKGVYFFSFTGLLEFPSSSSFVYLGVLLYLNGERIGRGLVDAVNTVAGQNSPLTLQSTLNLKSGDEVWVEIDAISSRVELFDDDYHYTHFTGFLLEEEIVASL; translated from the exons ATGGGTATTTTGTTATCATTCACATGGAAATTGATGGTTGcatcgactttttttctgaCTGGCTTGGCTGCTTCAGAATTGGAAACGTCCAATCCTTTAACCGTTCCCGCATCAGCTAAGACTCCCGAGGATAGACCGCCGCCGATTAAATTTTCCTACATGCAGTTTCAGTCTGTTTGCGTAAAAATTTACGACAGTCAAATAACTTCACGCGCTTCAggcaacaagaaaatctatttcttCTCGCCGATCGCTCTGCTAAATCACTTGAATGTTGCTTCTATTTATAACCAAACGGTCCCCAATCAGGGACTTCTCAGTATcagtttttcaatttggaatcAGGAAGTCAAAACTAAAGTGGTCGAGCACCTGATTCGGGTCCTCAACCAACCAGTTGAGCCGAATCAAGTGCAAGTCTTTCCATTCAAAAGTGTCAGACTGACCAGCACGGCGCAACCACAGGTTGATTTCTCATTAAATAATGAATGGCTCGCGTATAAAAATGAGCGATCACTCAGATTTAGTCTGGTCTGCCCGACACGGGAAGGTTGCGATCGTGTGAAGACTCAAATGCACAATAATCCCGAACAGTTTGAACATTTGCGACTTGATTTCAATAATCCTCAATTAAAAGACG ACACTTGCATCGCTACAATCGCTGATGATGTGGAAAATGATTTGTCAATACAAGTGAAAG aattagCAAAAAGTTTGGAAGAAACCAAATCGAAATTTGCCACAGAACTGAATGCAATTAGGGAAG aaacgaaaaagaattttgcgGTAGCTTCACAGATCTTAACAGATAAAATCAAAGTCGCCGAAGAAAAACTAACAG TAACTTTGGAGGATTTGGAAACGACGAAAAACGAATTAACGCTTACGAAGGCCACCGTCAAGGAATTGTCGGTAAAATTGGATG ATTTGGCAGCCATTAAGATCACCGCCGGAAATTTCCCAACAGttaaaacaagtgaaatagtTGACACTGATAAAATGCCGACCTCTTGTGAAGATCTACAGCGAATGGGACAACAAATCAGCGGAATATTTTTGGTCAAAGGATCGAAAAAGATGGAAGCGATTCACTGCAAGTTTAATTCTAAAG ACAAACAGCAATGGATCGGTtacgccgacgtcaaatcagAACCCGTTcatttctacgtccagagaaCTTCTTCATTCACAAGAGAACGCGTTCCGATTCCATTCCAACTTGCGCGAATCAACGAGGGAAATGCCATGGATTTAAGAACGGGGAAATTCACGGCACCGCGAAAGGGAGTTTATTTCTTCTCGTTCACGGGACTGTTAGAGTTcccatcttcatcatcttttgtttatttgggagttcttctttatttgaacGGGGAACGAATTGGTAGGGGGTTGGTTGATGCGGTAAACACCGTCGCTGGGCAAAATAGTCCGTTGACCCTCCAGTCGACGCTGAACTTGAAATCAGGCGATGAAGTCTGGGTGGAGATTGATGCCATCTCATCAAGAGTGGAATTGTTTGACGACGATTACCATTACACGCATTTCACTGGTTTcctgttggaggaggaaattgtggcgtccctttga
- the LOC124204091 gene encoding glutamate receptor ionotropic, delta-1-like — protein MSMMIDRCSVIEYILNMDVKCSGLVTIFDEEYSEENEEDIAKLILKKNRPLILLQNHNGRVNVSEQQFSTIKETVCSDAILFVQNLDDFPPIYEQVNDYFHAKKVILVTSNSSTEADKLLGDIRSDNFFLLIERSQRLLEIHRWVISDRIQKNFVFRHSNLKKVLPVQRQTLMGRHLTIATLDFPPIVFAKKNDLSGKVVVYGIEPTIMEILAERLDFRFSYILPVNDEMWGTLIFNGPENVTVTGLLGFLHRKEADVSYGDLHIQDRLLSYVDFTRAFRNNFECFLIPAPRPYAKWTALYHPFSSAIWTFTGISCIVAVATLRLLAKYSSRHPNKDAFFSDTMVCVLYILGNMLSAQQPQEVRSPANRLFLIWFLLAAATIIPTLYRSGLISYITFPYTPDPIDTIQQLVDSPLQKISWGNYFKQSLSDSNDPLQRKLGSQFAIATNLSQMFALLETNSWAVMSNQGNLRYQAFTLFPPTSDGPRVHLMRECVFPTRSALGLQKHSSLKPYFDKEIYHLVESGIVEHITSQWAKKQKKWDPTKSTKLAAYSLDSLQGAFYLLGLGIALSFLAFLSEFMFNGYHNRNIYKKKTVN, from the exons ATGTCGATGATGATCGACAGATGCAGTGTGATTGAATACATCCTGAATATGGACGTCAAGTGTTCGGGACTGGTAACCATCTTCGACGAAGAATATTCTGAGGAGAACGAAGAAGACATCGCCAAActcattttaaagaaaaaccgcCCCCTGATTTTACTCCAAAATCACAACGGTAGGGTAAACGTTTCTGAGCAACAATTTTCGACTATTAAAGAGACCGTTTGCAGCGACGCCATTCTGTTTGTACAAAACCTTGATGATTTTCCACCAATTTACGAACAAGTCAATGATTACTTCCATGCAAAGAAAGTAATTCTAGTCACTTCAAATTCGTCTACAGAAGCCGACAAACTATTGGGCGACATTCGAagcgataatttttttttgctgattgAACGCAGTCAACGTCTACTGGAGATTCACAGATGGGTCATCAGCGATCgtattcaaaagaatttcgtgTTTAGAcacagtaatttaaaaaaagttctgCCGGTTCAACGCCAAACTTTAATGGGTAGGCACTTGACGATTGCGACGCTCGATTTCCCTCCCATCGTTTTTGCAAAGAAGAATGATCTAAGCGGTAAAGTTGTCGTCTATGGAATCGAGCCGACAATAATGGAAATCCTTGCTGAGAGGCTAGACTTTCGATTCAGTTATATTCTACCAGTTAACGACGAAATGTGG GGTACTTTAATCTTCAATGGACCGGAAAACGTCACCGTCACCGGTTTATTAGGTTTTCTGCATCGAAAAGAAGCCGACGTGTCTTATGGTGATTTGCATATTCAGGATCGATTGTTATCCTACGTAGACTTCACCCGAGCCTTCAGAAATAATTTCGAATGCTTTCTCATTCCTGCACCTCGTCCTTACGCTAAATGGACGGCACTTTACCATCCATTTTCTTCGGCCATTTGGACTTTTACTGGTATCTCTTGTATTGTTGCCGTCGCGACGCTACGACTGCTAGCCAAATACTCATCGCGTCATCCAAATAAAGACGCATTTTTCTCCGACACTATGGTTTGTGTTCTCTACATCTTAGGAAACATGCTCTCGGCCCAGCAGCCACAAGAAGTTCGTTCGCCCGCTAAtcgtttatttcttatttggttTCTATTAGCTGCTGCTACCATAATTCCGACTCTATATCGTTCAGGTCTAATTTCTTACATCACCTTTCCGTACACCCCAGATCCTATTGACACTATTCAACAATTAGTTGACAGTCCTTTACAAAAGATCAGCTGGggcaattattttaaacagaGTCTTTCAGATTCGAACGACCCGCTCCAGCGGAAACTTGGTAGTCAATTCGCTATTGCCACCAACCTTTCTCAAATGTTCGCCTTACTAGAAACAAATTCTTGGGCTGTGATGTCGAATCAGGGGAATCTTCGTTATCAAGCCTTTACATTATTCCCTCCCACTAGCGATGGCCCTCGTGTACATCTCATGAGAGAGTGTGTTTTCCCCACACGCTCAGCGCTTGGACTCCAGAAACACTCGTCGCTGAAACCTTACTTTGACAAGGAAATTTATCATCTCGTTGAATCTGGAATCGTTGAGCACATAACATCTCAATGGgctaaaaaacagaaaaagtggGATCCTACAAAGTCTACGAAATTAGCCGCATACTCACTGGATAGTTTACAAGgagctttttatttgttggggTTGGGTATTGCACTTTCTTTTCTCGCTTTTTTAAGTGAGTTCATGTTCAATGGCTATCATAAcagaaatatttacaaaaagaaaacagttaactaa